The Roseovarius sp. EL26 genome contains the following window.
GCATGTGACAACCTTGCATAATCAGCATCACTTCAGGGATTTTGCAAAGTGGTTTCACGTCTCCCCGGGCGGCGAGATTATCGACCGCGTCATGGGAACCGGGATTGATCGCGAGGCTTTGCGCAATAAGCAACGTATCGAATTCATCCGGACATTAGGCATGCGGCCAGATGATCCACGGCTGATCTGCGCGAGACACCACTTTGCGGAAAAATACGGCCTGTCGGACAAAGAAATCGAACAGGCTGCAGGCGGGTGAAAACAGGGGCAAGGTTCGACCTTTCCGCAAAGTAACTTGAGAAAATCAAAAAGTTGCGGCACACATAAATGCATGACAAAACAATTATCTGAGCCATCCCATGCGTCTCTGAGTTACCGGCGCGACATTGACGGGCTGCGGGCCATTGCTATTCTCTTGGTTTGCATTTTTCATTTTAAACTGCTGCCAATTGGAAATGCAGGTTTTATTGGGGTCGATGTATTTTTTGTGATCTCGGGATTCTTGATCACTCGCATCATCACATCTGGGCTTGAGGCGAACAGTTTTTCGCTCAAGGAATTCTATTATCGCCGTATTCGACGTCTTTATCCTGCATTGTTGGTTGTGCTGTTGACCTATCTTTTGGCTGGCTATGTTTTGTTCTTGCCAGCCTTATTTGATGAATTGGCAATAGAAACATTCTTTTCGTCGATTTATGCCATCAACATCTATCTTTGGAAGGATGTAGACTACTTTGGATTCCATGCACATTCGAGACCATTGCTTCATATGTGGTCTCTGGCTGTGGAAGAGCAATTCTATCTTTTTTACCCAGTAATGCTAATGGTCTTGGCGCGATTGACGAAAGGGCATCCTCGGACTTTGTTGATCTGGATGACGATGCTTACACTTGGCTCGTTCATATTTGGTTGGCTCGCGTCGGATTGGAAGCCTCAGGCGGCGTTTTATCTTTTGCCGACTCGTGCTTGGGAGCTGTTGGCTGGGGGTGTTCTCGCACTGATTTTGTCTCGCTACACGGTCTCAGAAACCCTAGCGCGCCTTGCAGGTCCCGTGGCGATTGTTCTGCTTGCCATGGCCTTGCTGATCCATCATCCAAATATTGCCTTTCCGGGATGGTACGCGGCTTTGCCGGTGATGGCTGCGGTTTTGTTTATAATTGGTGGTACTGAGTCTTCGGCTTGGGTTACGCGCGGATTATCCATCGGGCCGATGGTGTTTTTCGGTAAAATCTCCTATCCGCTCTATTTGGTGCATTGGCCGATTAAAATCATCCTGCAAGATAGTCTGGAAGAATTTACGCTTATCTGGCGTTGCATAGGGTTTGCATTATCTGTGTTGTTGGCCTGGGGCATTTACGCTTTGGTCGAAACGCCCATTCGAACCGGAAAACGGTTTCCTGCTAAACGCGGCTTTTTGGCCGTTGCTGGGGTGGGGCAGCTAGCAGCATTGGGCTTTGTCGCAGTTATTTACGGAACCAGTGGCTTGCCGCAGCGGTTTACCGTAGATGCGCAGACTTATCTTTCCACACGTGAAGATCTTCCTAAGGAATTCGCGATCTGCGAATCTACGGAAAATGGCGTGAAACCTGATTGCCGATTGGGTGCGCGTGATGTGGCGCCGCGTATGATGATAATCGGCGATAGCCATTCTTATGCATTATCTGGGGCCTTTGATCTTTGGCTACGCTCCAATAATGAAAGCGCTATTTTTGCTTTTGGGCATGGATGTTTACCAGTACCGGATTCAGGGCGGGCCGGGTGTTCTCGTTTGGTGTCTGAAGCGATTGCGTTGGCCGAGAAAAGTGCGTCAATTGAGGCGGTCATAATAGCCTCGTCTTGGACACAGCCTTATGATGGCGATATGTATGTCTACGGCGGCCGCTACATTGCGGGTGTGGAGGGCCACAAAGCATTTGAAACACGCCTGACCGAGATCGTGACACGTCTGCGTGCGGCAGAAAAGAAAGTTATCTTGGTCAAACCTATGTATTGGGCACGCCATTCTGTACCAGAGACCTTAGCACGCCAACTGGCTTTTGGTGTGGATTGGCAGCTGGATATTCAGAAAGAAGACTACAACAGCCGGTTCGCACATTTGTTGACTGTGTTCGACAATTTATCCGACCGGGGCGCAGTAGCGGTGTCACTGATTGATGAACTCTGTGCACAAGGCACGTGCCCTTCGCTTTGGGAGGAGGGACCAGTGTTTGTGGATGCTACACATATTGCGCGTCGGATGCAGAGTTATTTCGCAGACCAGATCGCTCATGAATTAGCGCCGCATCTTTGATCTACTAACGTGCCGTCCAAAGATGTGTTTCAGATTTTTCAGCAAAAGCACAACAGTACCCCGAGTGAGTTCTTTCTGGAACGCACTTTTATTGGCGTTAGATTTACGGAGAGATTAAGCCGTTTCTTTGGGGCGCATCACCAACCAGATCAGCGCGCCGCCAGCTAAGGTTAGGCAGGGGATCATCGCCAGATTGACAGAGGCCCAACCGGTTTGGGCGTCGCCACCGGAGCAGTTCATCAGACCACCCGAAGAGAGTGACGCTAAAGTGACTGTTCCGAACACGATCAGATCATTGAGACCCTGCATGCGACCTCGTTCTTCAGGCGTGTGGGAGCTGGCCAGCATCGATGTGGCGCCGATAAAGCCAAAGTTCCAGCCAAGACCCAGTAAGATGAGCGCAATAAAGAAATTCTCAAGCTCTACACCTTGAAGGGCAACAACCCCGGCACTGGCAAGAATTAGCAGGCCAAGGCCCATTATTTTCTCAACCCCAAAGCGTGCGATAAGGTGTCCGGTAAAGAAGGATGGTGCAAACATTGCCAGCACGTGGCCGGTGACGACGTCAGCGGCGTTGTTTTCGCTAAACCCACAGCCCACGACGGCCAGTGGAGTTGAGGTCATGACAAGGTTCATCAAGGCGTAACTGACAGCAGCGCAGATCACCGCGACAGCAATGCGCGGAGTCCGTAACAGTTCTAAGCGACTGCGCCCGATTGATGCGTCTTGCGATGGGGGCGCAGGCTTGGGGATGTCGAGAAACAGAAACAAGACTGTGCCGATCACATTCAACGCAATCACGGCCAGATAG
Protein-coding sequences here:
- a CDS encoding acyltransferase family protein — its product is MTKQLSEPSHASLSYRRDIDGLRAIAILLVCIFHFKLLPIGNAGFIGVDVFFVISGFLITRIITSGLEANSFSLKEFYYRRIRRLYPALLVVLLTYLLAGYVLFLPALFDELAIETFFSSIYAINIYLWKDVDYFGFHAHSRPLLHMWSLAVEEQFYLFYPVMLMVLARLTKGHPRTLLIWMTMLTLGSFIFGWLASDWKPQAAFYLLPTRAWELLAGGVLALILSRYTVSETLARLAGPVAIVLLAMALLIHHPNIAFPGWYAALPVMAAVLFIIGGTESSAWVTRGLSIGPMVFFGKISYPLYLVHWPIKIILQDSLEEFTLIWRCIGFALSVLLAWGIYALVETPIRTGKRFPAKRGFLAVAGVGQLAALGFVAVIYGTSGLPQRFTVDAQTYLSTREDLPKEFAICESTENGVKPDCRLGARDVAPRMMIIGDSHSYALSGAFDLWLRSNNESAIFAFGHGCLPVPDSGRAGCSRLVSEAIALAEKSASIEAVIIASSWTQPYDGDMYVYGGRYIAGVEGHKAFETRLTEIVTRLRAAEKKVILVKPMYWARHSVPETLARQLAFGVDWQLDIQKEDYNSRFAHLLTVFDNLSDRGAVAVSLIDELCAQGTCPSLWEEGPVFVDATHIARRMQSYFADQIAHELAPHL
- a CDS encoding MFS transporter produces the protein MSSSIADIPTPDKAVRNVIVLVLAQAILGAQMAMVFVVGGLAGQTLASNICFATLPISLIVLGSMFAATPLSAFMQRYGRRAGFLLGTAAGATGGAIGAYGLYLASFPIFLLGSLITGIYMSAQGFYRFAATDTASDEFRPKAISYVMAGGLASAIIGPQLVKVTSQIMVIPFMGTYLAVIALNVIGTVLFLFLDIPKPAPPSQDASIGRSRLELLRTPRIAVAVICAAVSYALMNLVMTSTPLAVVGCGFSENNAADVVTGHVLAMFAPSFFTGHLIARFGVEKIMGLGLLILASAGVVALQGVELENFFIALILLGLGWNFGFIGATSMLASSHTPEERGRMQGLNDLIVFGTVTLASLSSGGLMNCSGGDAQTGWASVNLAMIPCLTLAGGALIWLVMRPKETA